In Vicia villosa cultivar HV-30 ecotype Madison, WI linkage group LG7, Vvil1.0, whole genome shotgun sequence, the DNA window TTGCACTTTCTAATTTAACCTTTTAATTACCAATTGTTGAAATGAATTTCAACAGTTTAACTAacattgttgtttttttgttgtgacaAAAACAAGCGCCCATAAAATTCGTGAGCCATTCGCGGATTTTTTTTTAGATGTTTAAACCACAGGctcagtggtttaatgatgttgTAGCTGAATTCGGGCTTGGCAGGTTATGCATGACCGAATATAGTACCATTAGCCATAACATGTAGGGTGCATTTATCGagaggtggcacaaggagacgtcgtCTTTTCACTTTCCTATTGGGGAATTGACGGCCACCCTCCATGATGTGGCCTGTttgctccacctgccgatcagagggAGGTTATTGGACCAATCTCGGATACAGCGATTTGAGGCCATCGGGTGGATGGTGGATTATTTGGATATGGACCCATATTTGGCCGATTTTGAGTGTAGAGCAACGAATGGGGCGCTATCCGGTTCTCCAGTCTGAAAGAGCTTTATGAGAGCCATTTGGTGGTGGCAGTGCGAGGCGGAGGGTGCTGGTGTTTTTGTTAAGTGTCACAGAGCTTGCGCCTTGCGGTGTTGGTTCATGTTTCTGGTTGGCACATGCCTATTTATGGACAAAAGTGTCACCTACGTGGACATGACATACCTCATATATTTTATTGATTTGACTACAGTTCACGAGTGGAACTAGGGGCCGCCATTCTGGTATACCTGTACTAGAAGTTAAATGAAGCATTCAACTGAAGGACCAGACAGTTGATTGGCTCTTGCACACTCCTCACGgtacatatatttttaattatatcacaTTTTAAGCTAttattttgtttgtgttttaacatattatcgtatttgtgtttcagagccgGATTATCTCTTACTTCCACCGCATCCACGGCTAGGATCCTGATCCGTTGTACACCAACACCATGCCTAGGGCTGCACGATACGTCCTCCAAAGGGGGAATCGGAAAGTGGGGCCATGTCGTGTATACCTCGACCGCACTGCTCACAATGACATCAACTGGACGCCCTTCAGTGGTTACGATGATGTTGTCCCATTCGATCGCATCGCATTATactctggatggttggcatgtgggGCCAACACCATGGTCAGATATCTGCCGGAGCGGTGCATGAGACAGTTTGGACGTGTAGATGTTACCGAGATCTccatttgaggctgctcccgacaccgtTACCTGCCGAGAGCTCACtgctatatttgaggattgggcgcATCATCTAGTCTCGGAGGAGTATCGGCATATGCTGGCCACCCAGAGCTGACACTGTGTAGATGGTTACGTGACATAGTTTTATCCAGTGTCACATCCTATTATGACACCCGATGCTCTAGGGTGTCCACCTAGGCCAGCGCACGAGGAactcttggagaaccagcaggctaaGAATGACCATGTCATTGAGCTCCTGTTGATATGCCAACAGATACAGTTGATTGGGAAGGAGGCATTAGAGAGGGATCATTAAGTAGGGCGGTTCAGAGGCGGTTGCCTTAGTGCAGAGGATGGTCAGTGAGGCGTTTGGAGCGGAGGCGCATAGGAGGCGGAGGAGGTCGCAGGGAGTTCacattaggcatactcagtagtagttgcctatttatgttttatttatgacTTTTTTTCAGTGTTGTAATATTTTGAGATTTTGCACTTGTCCGaacaactatttttatttatattttgacattttagtgttttattctagtctaagttttttttaatttccgTTACAGTTTATCGGTCTATATGGGGTATTTATTTCTGTTACGATGTTTTAAATGCTACAatttaatgttgttgtttttaaaaaatgaatggcACTGagcatatttcggatatgcatatctgaaactgGTTCATGGTACTTTTGGATATGCATAAtcgaaatattttaaaatgagatAGGGGTgccttcagatatgcatatccgaaggatATTTGGGGGGTTTCAGGGATGTTttttgtaacagcccgaattttattatttggctaattaaattaaataaggatttatttacttaatttggacgaagtttgataattaatagGATCGTCTGTGTTATTGAGAAAAGTGTTCAAAATTAATAAAGTtgagtatgtagagaaataatattagaaataatattattattggattttacttatttgagataaagtcggatttaattggattaattggaaaataatattaagggtaatcatattatttgttggagcatagttatttatttgactactctattttatgaatgggcctaattagttaggaagtggaattatttgggtaagcccaatatgaataatatagtaagggttgggagagtagaggtatcataatTTTCATTggcaaaagaagaggagaaaggagactaagagaagaagaaaagggaagagcaacaaggggcaaaagctagggtttgaagcacattgaagaggtaagggggagaatacttaatcattatgggttagtatattgggaataatgggtagattaacatgttaagatttattaattttaatccaTGAAAATGCTATGTTGATGATTTACTTAGttaatgatggaaattgatttaCTTTGTGAAAAGTATAAATTCCCTGCGGTGGGTCTATGCTAGAATGGGTGGAAAATGAAATAAAGTGCTTCCTAATAGCCGGCACTGTTGGCCGTGTAGATGCGGAACGTGTTCTGGTTCCATTTGGAGTCTCAACGGCATATGAATTAAATATCCTTCTCCAATCAATTAATATAGCATATTGGTGTTGTACTACTTAATTAAACATATACTGTGATATATATCCGATACATGCCTGTCCATTTCATActccatattatatttattattaaaaatactgTTGTTGTTTTATTAATGGCCAAATGGAGAAAAACAGGAATCACCAACACCTTTGTTTGAATGGGAAAAACCGCTACTGTAGCTAGCTATTGGCCATAGAAAAAATGTTTGTTTCATTTAATTGTTCTCCTTTTATTCAATTACTTGGCTGATAGTATGTAGCTCATTAATTTTCCAACATGTGAAACACCATGCTATACTTTATTGATATAATGACTACTGATACCAGCCATGTATGCTAACTAGAGTTAAAAGAAAAACAACACGTGAAGACCAATATAATTAAGGATAGGAAATGCTACTATTACTAAGCCAATTGGTTCAATTAAAAACGTGAGACTACCAccttatatttctttttatataGAAAATGCTGCTACTACTAGTTGTTAGACCAAATGTTAATGTGATACAAACACACACTTTAGTGAATGGAAGGCTAATGTTGGTAGCCATGAATCCAAATAGAAGTTAGAATTACCACTACACTGTTACTGTTGGTAACTATTAATTCAAATGAAAATGTGAACTACCCTCACCATTCATTAAtgggcatatatatatatatatatatatatatatatatatatatatatatatatatatatatatatatagattaattGGTAAATAGACATGGTTGAATGGAATTTACTTCTATATAAGATAATATGTCCCTAATAAAGATAGTAATTGAATTGtatctataaaataagaaaatacaagTACCTGGTTAATACATATTTGCccttttgttaaaaaattacaccTATTATTTTGGGGGTTAAATTGTGTCCAAAATTTATTTTTGGTGACTAAATTCTGACTTTGGCCAAGATCTAACTGTTAGTTGCTTATTTTGCTCTTTCTATTGGTCAACTTGTGTACTATTTGTCCTTATGCTTCTACTCTAACCGAACCGGGTAAAGCAATTTGCTCCTCTAAACACAATCTGCACCCTTTTTCATGTTTTCCTTACTCCCAATGTTGCTTTCCAATCACAATCCCATATGCAATCTTGGAGACTTtctccctcttcctcttctgtcacTCACCGTTCTCTCAACCTCCACCTTTCAAACCctaaaaaccattgaaaaacttCTTCTGCCACCGAAACTGTAGCCAACCATTGTTTGAACACTAAGTTGAGGCAAGAAGATGGCACGACCGTTGGAAAAGATCTCTGATGTTAACGATGAAAAGGAACTTTGGAAAGTTGTTGTTAAAATACATCACAAGTGGAGTGTCATCTCTAACAACAGGGAACATTTTGAAATGGTTGTTTATGATTCTGAGGTTAGTTTCAACATTTTTACGAAAAGCCATCATTTTTCGTTGTTTTCGTATAAACGGTTCGTGAGTTGCTATATTATTGGTTTTGGAAGGTTGAGATTGGGTTATTGGGAAGCGTTAATGTCGAATATTTTGTATTCCTCTTTTGTTTTGTGGAAACCGTGTGTCTTTGTTCTAATAGGTTTATATTTGGTTGCATGGAGGTGTTAAAGAGtgtatttttggtgtttttatcGCTTCCTGTAGGCAACATTCTTATGGTTTATTGTATATTGAtggattatttttcttttgttttatataGGGAAGTGATATCCATGTTATCGTACCTCCCGTTTACAGGCAGAATTTTGATTCGGTGTTTGTTGTTAATGATACTTACACTATTGCGAACTTCCAAGTTCAGCTGAATGATCTGCTGTTCAAACCTTCTGCTCACAAGTACCTCCTTAAATTTACTGGTGGGACAAAAGTTGGGGATAGAAATGTGCATCAGATTCAGGAAAAGGCTTGCAGACTCACTCCTTTTCTTGATATTTTAACTGGGAAATGGAATAAGGATCAACCTTTAGGTTAAACTCTATTTACGTTTTGGGAGTCACTCATCATCTATGTAGAACTCTGCATCTCACGTTTGGTTTAACCTGATCCACGTTTTCCCAATGACTTGTACAGATGTTATCGGAGTGGTTGATGAAATTGGGTACACACAGGTCCAGGTTGGAAGTAAAAAGCAACAGGTCAACTTTGTCATTCGCGACTTGAGGTTTAAAGTTTGTTTGTTACCTTTCATGCAAGATTATGGTAGCCCTTTATATCTTATATGTTTACTGATGGCGTCATTTATATGTGCATTTCTGTAGCAACAACACTATCACGGTTACGTTATGGGAGGCGTACGCGGTGCAGTTTATGAACTACATTGAACAGCAGGTCGATACTGCAATTCCTGTTGTGGTTATGATTCAATATGCAAAGGTCAAAGAAGCTTTTGGTATAAAATACTCCCGTACTGGTTCCTACGGTTCATAAAGTGTGTTTTATGTTTTCAAGTACATAATGTTATTCACTTATTTTGTCTTTTCAGGCAAATATCCTCTATCTGTTACCAACACTTACAATGTCACCGAATTGGCTATTAATGAAGACGTGGAGACAATCAAACAATTTGCCAAAATGTACTGATTTAATTTACTACAATTTCCTGCACTTTGTATCATCCTTCGTTGTTTCGTTGTTAAATCTGACAATGTTTTTTTCGTCTTCAGGCTTACACAGGATACTATAGTGGCTGTCTCAGGCCTTCTCAGTCATCAGTCTCAGGGAAGGTCGCAAAACTCATACAGTTCTCGCCAATCACCTACCCAAAAgttgttgtctaatgttgttctTCTTCCACTTGAGCAGATAGTTAAACTCAAAGACGTACTAATctgtcttttatttttttttcatatatagtctaacttttattatatttgattttctGTTTACCGCACTGTTGTAAATTCAGACTACTTTTTGTGCCACGGTTGCTACAATTGCAAAAATTGTTGCTTCAAAATATGGCTGGTACTACCAGGCATGCCATGAGTGCCCAAATAAAGTCACTGGTGATAGACCTCCGTACAAGTGTGTCAAGGGACATGAGACTGAAACTGCCATTTTCAGGTATAAACACCAACATATTGTTTCATCAACTGCTTTTCACAACATCTTTGTCTGTTTATTGTTAACTTACAATTGTAACGCTTCAAACTTAGGTATAAAATAGAGGTGGGTGTTCTTCATGCTGGTACAAAATGCAAGTTTGTTTTATGGGACAAGGAGAGTGAAGACCTATTGGAAGTCTCGGCTGCTCATATGCGCGAAACAATGTTTCAGGTACCAACTTCTTTTTGGCACATGATTTTAATAACATACCGGTACAACAAGGGTGTATAATTACTGCATATAATTACTCAAGGTGCATTTTTTCATTGTTATGTAGGCTGGAATATttgttggtggtattctagaggtggtatgttataaattatagtgttgcagaattctgcagaggaaaactggtttttgacactttttgcactatacttccactggtggaagatatgctttgaATATGCTATTTTACTGAATTCACCACCAACTGATATATCTTTCTTAacattacaaagcctttatataggcttgaatcaaaactgacttagaagacaataagatgctaattaagatgaggactctttggttctctcaatcttaatgatacaatTCTAACATAACTCTAAATAAAGACAGTAATTATATTATGATGGTTACAACTCTTTTGCACTTCTTTCATAATGCTTACTCatagtggtggttacaacacattaattttaacactcCCCCTTAATGTGTTGCTCTTTAACTCCCATTGCTTCTCTAAGTTGTTGAAATCTTCCTCTTGGTAGTGCTTTGGTAAAAATGTCTGCAAGCTGTTCTTCTGAATTGCAGAACACTAACTGCACATCACCATCTTCGATCACACTTCGAATGAAGTGGTGCTTTATATTAATATGTCTTGTTCGACTGTGGAAAACAGGATTCTTCGCCATGGCTATTGCTGATTTATTGTCACAGTGAAGCAGCAGACTTTCTTCTTGCTTTTCTCCGATATCTTCAAGTATTCTTCTCAACCACAATGATTGTTGTGTAGCCAAACCAGCTGCCatatattctgcttcagctgAAGATTGCGCTACAATGTCTTGTTTCTTCGAACACCAAGAAATTACTCCTGAACCCAGGCTGAACACATAACCAGAAGTGCTTTTCATGTCATCAACACTTCCAGCCCAATCACTGTCACAATAGCCTTGAGGTTGCTGCACATATACCTcttcttttaattctccattcAGGAAAGCTGACTTCACATCAAGTTGGTACAGGTTCCACCCTTTTTGAGCTGCTAATGCAATAACTGTTCGTACAGTATCCAATCTTGCAACTGGGGAAAAAGTTTCACTATAGTCAATTCCAGGCTGTTGTGCATAGCCTTTTACTACCAATCTAGCCTTGGCTCTTTGAATTGACCCATCTGGATTATGCTTCAATTTGTACACCCACTTTACTCCAATAGCTT includes these proteins:
- the LOC131620072 gene encoding uncharacterized protein LOC131620072, producing the protein MARPLEKISDVNDEKELWKVVVKIHHKWSVISNNREHFEMVVYDSEVEIGLLGSVNVEYFVFLFCFVETVCLCSNRFIFGCMEVLKSGSDIHVIVPPVYRQNFDSVFVVNDTYTIANFQVQLNDLLFKPSAHKYLLKFTGGTKVGDRNVHQIQEKACRLTPFLDILTGKWNKDQPLDVIGVVDEIGYTQVQVGSKKQQVNFVIRDLSNNTITVTLWEAYAVQFMNYIEQQVDTAIPVVVMIQYAKVKEAFGKYPLSVTNTYNVTELAINEDVETIKQFAKMLTQDTIVAVSGLLSHQSQGRSQNSYSSRQSPTQKLLSNVVLLPLEQIVKLKDTTFCATVATIAKIVASKYGWYYQACHECPNKVTGDRPPYKCVKGHETETAIFRYKIEVGVLHAGTKCKFVLWDKESEDLLEVSAAHMRETMFQAGIFVGGILEVA